TCATTAAAGAAATTGTAAAGCATATTGACGCCGCTTTGTACGTTGACAGATTTACCGGCAAGTTCAAGCTAAAGCTTATTCGTTTCGATTACGACGAAAACACTTTGCTAGAACTTGACGAAACCAACATTGACAAAGTAACCGACTTTTCACGCCCTGCGTTCGGTGAATTGACCAATTCGGTTTCGGTTAATTATTGGGATTCGGAAACAAACACCGACGCAAGCGTTACGCTTCAAGATATAGCCTTGGCACAAATGCAAGGCGTTACAATCAATACGACGGTTCAATATCCGGGCTTTACTAATAAAACAACAGCAACAAAAGTTGCAGAACGCGACCTTAAAACGCTTTCGACGCCGCTTATTACTTGCACTATATATGCAAACACCGACGGCGCTTCGCTTAATATCGGCGACGTGTTTAAGTTCACTTGGCCGGATTACGAAGTTTTCGGCGTTGTAATGCGCGTTACTGGCATTGCCTACGGCGACGGTAAAAACAATCGCGTTCGCATAAATGCGACGCAAGACGTATTCAACTTGCCCGATTCGGTAATTATCGAACCGCCGCCGCCTGAATGGGTAGACCCCAACGAACCGCCCGTAGCCGTTGCAAATCGAATTGTTTTCGAAGTTCCTTATTTGGAACTTGTGCAACAAAACGGCCAAACAGCAACGGACGGCGAACTATCGGCAAACCCCGAAGTCGGTTACGTCGGGGCGGCTGCGCTGCGCCCGCAGTCCAACGCCATTAACGCCCGTCTTATGACAAACGACGGCGGCGGCTTCGAAGACATTGGGGCGCTTGATTTTTGCCCCGGTGCGTTTTTGAACGAAGCTGTCGATATTGTCGATAGCTTCGGAAACATTGTTTACACGTTTTCAATAAAAAATGCGATTGAAACCGAAAACGTTTCGCTTGGTACTTGGTGCCAAATTGATTCGGAAATAATGGAAGTCGTCGCATTGTCCGAAAACGAAATTACGGTAAAACGCGGCTGTTTGGATACAGTACCGACTAAACATGCCGAAGATACGCCGATTTACTTTTGGGACGCATACGCCCAAGGTTCGCCGACAGAATACGTGCAAAGCGACACAATCGACGTTCGCTTGTTGACTGGAACAGGCGGCGGCGAATTGTTGTTGGAAGAAGCGCCGGAAGACTCTTTGACTATTGTGGGCAGGGCTGCGCGACCTTATCCGCCCGGAAATTTCAAAGTAAACGGCGCTTATTTTCCTTCCGAAATTGATTTGGAAGAACCTGTTTTGTTGTCTTGGTCGCATCGCGATAGAATACAGCAAACAGGGGCAAGCCTTATCGACTTCGCTACGTCCGACATTGGGCCAGAAAGCGGCGTTTCTTATTTGGTCGAAGCCGAAGCTATCATGCCGGACAATTCGACAAATACGTTCTATAGCGAAAACGTCGGTTCTGTTACTTCAAAGGAAATTGATTTGTCGATAGAAGTTCCGCCGACAGGTTATGCTGCCATCGTTTTTAAAGTTGCTTCGGTTCGTTCTGGAATTCAAAGCTTGTTTTTCCAAACAAACCGCGTAAACGTTCTAAAAACGCCTTACGACTTGCAAGCAATTTACACGGAATAAACAAAATGGGCCAAACTACTTTAAGTTGGAAATACGACAGTACAGGCGGCGATGGTTTTAGAATATATCGTTCTGATTCGCCAATGAACCCGCTTGCTTTGCCGACGCCGCTTGCGGAAGTTAATATTTCCGAACGCGAATACGTAGATTCGACAGTTATTGCCGAAGAAACTTATTATTACAGGGTTGGGGCTTATCAAGGTTCCGAAGAAAAAATAAGCGCCGAAATTGAACACGTCGCCGAAGTGGCAAACGATCCTATGTGGAACGATGTTCTTTCTTTGCTTCGATTTGAAGACGGCAATTACATAGACGACAAGGGTAATTCTTGGAATACTTCGGGCACGGTAAGCATAGGCGCAGAAAGCTTTGTATCCACAAACGGATATATACAAAGTTCGGCGTCCCAATTAACAACCATTGGAAACGGCGCGGTTACTGTCGAAATGTTTGTTAGTTCACAACACCTTGAAAATGCGCTATTTTCATTCGTAAAGTCGAAATCTTCGGCGGGCCGCGTTTTTGGGATTCGTGTCGGCCCTTCCGGTGAAACTTTCTGGCTTCGTTTAGAAGGTTCATCGGGTAGCGGTAGCTCGGCTGTATCTTGGGCAACGGTTGCTTACGATATAGCGCCAAATACAAAACACCAC
This is a stretch of genomic DNA from Dehalococcoidales bacterium. It encodes these proteins:
- a CDS encoding phage tail protein, yielding QYIGASNRDNTPIGSNEQYPVNFVVPARGTYEILGKAFSESSSGSQAGNVVSVTLENIPGGSDMNPAHIIRECLTDPDWGMGYAESDIDDVSFMACADKLYFENMGISILWDRQTAIEDFIKEIVKHIDAALYVDRFTGKFKLKLIRFDYDENTLLELDETNIDKVTDFSRPAFGELTNSVSVNYWDSETNTDASVTLQDIALAQMQGVTINTTVQYPGFTNKTTATKVAERDLKTLSTPLITCTIYANTDGASLNIGDVFKFTWPDYEVFGVVMRVTGIAYGDGKNNRVRINATQDVFNLPDSVIIEPPPPEWVDPNEPPVAVANRIVFEVPYLELVQQNGQTATDGELSANPEVGYVGAAALRPQSNAINARLMTNDGGGFEDIGALDFCPGAFLNEAVDIVDSFGNIVYTFSIKNAIETENVSLGTWCQIDSEIMEVVALSENEITVKRGCLDTVPTKHAEDTPIYFWDAYAQGSPTEYVQSDTIDVRLLTGTGGGELLLEEAPEDSLTIVGRAARPYPPGNFKVNGAYFPSEIDLEEPVLLSWSHRDRIQQTGASLIDFATSDIGPESGVSYLVEAEAIMPDNSTNTFYSENVGSVTSKEIDLSIEVPPTGYAAIVFKVASVRSGIQSLFFQTNRVNVLKTPYDLQAIYTE